A genome region from bacterium SCSIO 12844 includes the following:
- a CDS encoding transposase, producing the protein MNNQFKKHLSIPGLLHTLRNSFAKATDRKSSSIYSLVDCLMCGMAVFGMKYPSLLKFDKDMRSEGSLVKNNISSLYKVEKVPCDTYLRERLDEIDYLQLRQSFNALLSNLQRGKVLEQYCFYNDYYLISSDGTGMFSSHEVHCDNCCVKHHRNGTKTYYHQMLCASIVHPDIKQVIPLAPEPIIKSDGTKKNDCERNAAKRLIKRLRQEHPHLAMIFVEDALYANGPHIDDLNKHNIHYILGVKPSDHTWLFDWVKASKSEFLSMSLEGVKHEFEWINQAELNETRSDIKVNFLSYKQTNKKGKVQHFTWVTDLDLNSNNVFKIMTGARARWKIENETFNTLKNQGYNFEHNFGHGANNLCTVFGFLMLLAFLVDQIQELCCPLFKSALKKLETRSRLWDRIRSAFFIAQINSWEALYLHLSGKVKAQLIIDTG; encoded by the coding sequence ATGAACAATCAATTTAAAAAACATCTATCTATACCAGGTTTATTACACACATTAAGAAATAGCTTTGCAAAAGCTACTGATAGGAAGTCATCCAGCATTTACTCACTTGTTGATTGTTTGATGTGTGGCATGGCAGTATTTGGAATGAAGTATCCTTCATTACTTAAATTTGATAAAGATATGCGATCAGAGGGCAGTTTGGTTAAAAATAATATTAGCTCATTATATAAAGTTGAAAAAGTGCCATGTGATACATATTTACGTGAACGTTTAGATGAAATTGATTATCTTCAATTACGTCAGTCATTTAATGCATTACTAAGCAATCTACAAAGAGGTAAAGTTCTAGAGCAATATTGTTTTTATAATGATTATTATTTGATTTCCAGTGACGGCACAGGGATGTTTTCATCACATGAAGTGCATTGTGATAATTGCTGTGTAAAACATCACCGTAATGGAACAAAAACTTATTATCATCAAATGTTGTGTGCTTCGATTGTACATCCTGATATAAAGCAAGTGATTCCATTAGCGCCTGAGCCAATTATTAAAAGTGATGGAACAAAGAAAAATGATTGTGAGCGAAATGCAGCGAAACGTTTAATTAAACGTCTTCGCCAAGAACACCCGCACTTAGCAATGATTTTTGTTGAAGATGCCTTATATGCCAATGGCCCTCATATTGATGACCTAAACAAACATAATATTCATTATATTCTAGGAGTAAAACCAAGTGATCATACCTGGCTTTTTGACTGGGTTAAAGCAAGTAAATCCGAGTTTTTGTCGATGTCACTAGAGGGTGTTAAACATGAATTTGAGTGGATTAATCAAGCTGAATTAAATGAAACTAGAAGTGATATTAAGGTTAACTTTTTGTCTTATAAACAGACAAATAAAAAAGGTAAAGTACAGCATTTTACTTGGGTGACAGACCTTGATCTTAATTCAAACAATGTATTTAAAATAATGACAGGAGCACGTGCACGCTGGAAAATTGAAAATGAGACATTTAATACATTAAAAAATCAAGGGTATAATTTTGAACACAATTTTGGTCATGGAGCAAACAACTTATGTACAGTATTTGGCTTTTTGATGCTATTGGCATTTTTGGTAGATCAAATTCAAGAACTATGCTGTCCATTATTTAAGTCGGCATTAAAAAAATTAGAGACAAGAAGTCGTTTATGGGACAGAATAAGAAGTGCTTTTTTTATAGCACAGATTAATAGTTGGGAAGCGCTATATTTACACCTATCAG
- a CDS encoding glycoside hydrolase family 18 protein — protein MNKIIKLCAIAATSLTLNTTYAAEFSLPQASSFYPIYNSGKNQYIPPTTDMPFDQISTLYIAFAHAYPQGNAAVLDFEHGQDQEQARLKDLIQIARKMNPNIKFIISLGWGYQFNDWGHINDDYESGANQFPNSVVQFIRENDLDGFDIDDESVTGISQANFDAVVKNIRIALNNASVTDNKAYYFTITPAFGLANVNRNNKDNFDMINVQNYGGSSAGYFINIGVDPSKISVGIDSEGCHAYFPDNTGLAGIFNWTLSADSNCGDYKYTHQIAHKVGY, from the coding sequence ATGAATAAGATAATAAAACTCTGTGCCATTGCTGCAACTTCTTTAACTTTAAATACAACTTATGCTGCAGAATTTAGCTTACCTCAAGCAAGTAGTTTTTATCCGATCTATAACTCAGGTAAAAATCAATATATACCACCGACAACGGATATGCCTTTTGATCAAATCAGTACTTTATATATTGCGTTTGCCCATGCTTACCCTCAAGGAAATGCTGCCGTTTTAGATTTTGAACATGGTCAAGATCAAGAACAGGCAAGATTAAAAGATTTAATACAAATAGCAAGAAAAATGAATCCAAATATAAAATTTATCATCTCACTAGGTTGGGGGTATCAGTTTAATGATTGGGGACATATTAATGATGATTATGAAAGTGGCGCAAATCAATTTCCAAATAGCGTTGTGCAATTTATTAGAGAAAATGATTTAGATGGTTTTGATATTGATGATGAGAGTGTAACTGGAATTTCCCAAGCAAATTTTGATGCGGTTGTTAAAAATATAAGAATAGCACTTAATAACGCCTCAGTTACAGATAATAAGGCATATTATTTTACAATCACACCAGCTTTTGGGTTGGCGAATGTAAACCGTAATAATAAAGATAATTTTGATATGATTAATGTGCAAAACTATGGCGGTAGTAGTGCGGGTTATTTTATTAATATTGGTGTAGATCCAAGTAAAATTTCAGTGGGTATTGACTCTGAAGGTTGTCATGCATATTTCCCAGATAACACAGGCTTAGCAGGTATATTTAACTGGACATTATCCGCAGATAGTAATTGTGGTGATTATAAATATACCCATCAAATTGCACACAAAGTAGGGTATTAA
- a CDS encoding PadR family transcriptional regulator, with protein MARENKSLYAILGCLSKRQWMSGYDIKHIMEKMSASYWAESNAQIYPLLKKLYNDKMLDMKEDNEGPRKRYLYKITPKGKEELIKWLSTPPTDLPLQRNEWLLKLSLGQHLDLKIMIHHIESYLDKLTQRKNKLDGVLEHIDETHKGRADQPFLQATYRYGDLILEAQIKWCKEIIERFKSM; from the coding sequence ATGGCAAGAGAAAACAAATCGTTATATGCAATTTTAGGCTGCTTAAGTAAACGCCAGTGGATGAGTGGGTACGATATAAAGCATATTATGGAAAAAATGTCCGCATCTTACTGGGCTGAAAGTAATGCACAAATATATCCATTACTTAAAAAATTATACAACGATAAAATGCTTGATATGAAAGAAGACAATGAGGGTCCAAGAAAACGTTATCTTTATAAAATTACGCCAAAAGGCAAAGAAGAGTTAATTAAATGGTTAAGCACACCGCCAACTGATTTACCCCTTCAGCGTAATGAATGGCTTTTAAAATTAAGCCTTGGTCAGCATCTTGATCTAAAAATAATGATTCATCATATTGAAAGCTATCTTGATAAACTAACCCAACGTAAAAACAAATTAGATGGTGTACTTGAGCATATTGATGAAACACATAAAGGCCGAGCTGATCAACCTTTTCTTCAAGCTACTTATCGCTATGGTGATCTCATTTTAGAGGCGCAAATTAAATGGTGCAAAGAAATTATTGAGCGTTTTAAATCAATGTAG
- a CDS encoding GGDEF domain-containing protein: protein MKAFQWNKNFATHITTVDQQHKKLFLLVNKFSNLISENNLDIKNVQKVYQELIDYTKYHFQEEERLMKETGIDKRHLEHHIKEHQIFTDYIGNLSIKHDSTHISSLKNLFNFLVNWLSYHVLGIDQSMAYQVQMIQTGTDAKEAYDKQKHSKDPVTELLISALESLFNEIFKQNRELQKLNTSLDEKVKLRTTQLEQANKHLEELSYTDTLTQLANRRYAMHVLADFWAKSNDINFKLTCLMIDVDYFKQINDTYGHDIGDIYLKELSIRLKSVLRKDDILCRFGGDEFFVISPNISLEDGIKFAERLRKVINDSEIRLTNDKMWKTSLSIGIAEKESDMPHYDALIKMADESLYFAKKSGRNMVKSIQYEDTIPNKKCG, encoded by the coding sequence TTGAAGGCTTTTCAATGGAATAAAAATTTTGCAACACATATTACTACTGTTGACCAGCAACATAAAAAACTTTTTTTATTAGTAAATAAATTTAGTAATTTAATATCTGAAAATAATTTAGATATTAAAAATGTTCAAAAAGTTTATCAAGAATTGATTGATTATACGAAATATCACTTTCAAGAAGAAGAAAGGTTGATGAAAGAAACTGGAATTGATAAACGACATTTAGAACATCATATAAAAGAGCATCAAATCTTTACAGATTATATAGGAAATTTATCTATTAAACATGATAGCACCCATATAAGTAGTTTAAAAAATCTATTTAACTTTTTAGTAAATTGGCTAAGTTATCATGTATTAGGTATTGATCAAAGTATGGCTTATCAGGTACAAATGATTCAAACTGGCACTGATGCTAAAGAAGCATATGATAAGCAAAAGCACTCTAAAGATCCTGTTACTGAATTATTAATTAGTGCTTTAGAAAGTTTATTTAATGAAATATTTAAGCAAAATAGAGAGCTTCAAAAATTAAATACAAGTCTAGATGAAAAAGTAAAATTAAGAACCACTCAGTTAGAACAAGCAAATAAACATTTAGAGGAACTATCTTATACTGATACATTAACTCAGCTTGCGAATAGAAGGTATGCAATGCACGTATTAGCTGACTTTTGGGCTAAATCTAATGATATTAACTTTAAGTTAACTTGTTTGATGATTGATGTTGACTATTTTAAACAAATTAATGACACCTATGGTCATGATATTGGAGATATATACTTAAAAGAATTATCCATACGTCTAAAGTCAGTGCTTAGAAAAGATGATATTTTGTGTCGTTTTGGTGGTGATGAATTTTTTGTTATTTCACCTAATATTTCACTTGAAGATGGTATAAAGTTTGCAGAACGCTTAAGAAAAGTCATTAATGACTCAGAAATTAGATTAACTAACGATAAAATGTGGAAGACAAGTTTAAGTATTGGTATTGCAGAAAAAGAATCTGATATGCCACACTATGATGCACTAATTAAAATGGCAGATGAATCATTATATTTTGCAAAAAAATCAGGCAGAAATATGGTTAAATCAATACAGTATGAAGATACTATTCCTAATAAGAAGTGTGGTTAA
- a CDS encoding multidrug effflux MFS transporter: protein MKKISLYIILSVCILTPMANDIFVASMPDMAKIFQTDHIQWILSIFLAGLAIPQLICGALSDQYGRKPVLLGGLIIFTVASFVIPLTSEFSVLLTARFFQAIGACCFIPSVFAISRDTYNKDQLVKVIGMVMLAIGIFPLLSPVIGAWLNYFFGWESSFYWLFTFGVVYLFLSIILFKETHTQRSPFNLKKLVNNYMSVCSIREFIGYSLVSACSYAILFAFMASATLIYFHEYNVSSVVGGNLIAVNGISIILMGIVSPKIAIKVGLNRWLFVGTLFLTIGGLCFLLGSLWFNESFLVVTVSMLITTIGVGIIRPIASAGAMQVVEAKVSGSASALFNLVSFLGGAVSTWVMGLIPDVTTFDFSIVNIILGVVACIFVYSLLGIHSKVNMTK, encoded by the coding sequence ATGAAAAAAATTAGCTTATATATAATATTATCGGTGTGTATTCTAACACCTATGGCCAATGATATCTTTGTTGCATCAATGCCTGATATGGCAAAAATATTTCAAACAGATCATATTCAGTGGATTTTAAGTATATTTTTAGCTGGTCTTGCAATTCCTCAGTTAATTTGTGGTGCTTTATCTGATCAATATGGTAGAAAGCCAGTATTATTAGGTGGTTTAATCATTTTTACAGTTGCAAGTTTTGTTATTCCATTAACTAGCGAGTTTTCAGTTCTACTGACAGCACGTTTTTTTCAGGCAATTGGCGCTTGTTGTTTTATACCAAGTGTTTTTGCTATCTCTCGAGATACATATAATAAAGATCAGTTGGTTAAAGTCATTGGGATGGTGATGCTAGCAATTGGTATTTTTCCATTACTGAGTCCTGTCATTGGGGCTTGGTTAAACTATTTCTTTGGCTGGGAATCAAGTTTTTATTGGTTATTTACTTTCGGGGTTGTTTATTTATTTCTATCAATCATTTTATTTAAAGAAACACATACACAACGTAGCCCATTTAATTTGAAAAAATTAGTGAATAATTATATGAGTGTTTGCTCAATTAGGGAGTTTATAGGTTATTCATTAGTCAGTGCTTGTTCATATGCTATTTTATTTGCATTTATGGCTTCTGCTACATTAATTTATTTCCATGAGTATAATGTTAGTTCTGTTGTTGGTGGTAATTTAATTGCAGTTAATGGAATCAGTATCATACTTATGGGTATTGTCTCACCTAAAATAGCCATTAAAGTTGGTTTAAATCGTTGGTTATTCGTTGGTACATTATTTCTAACAATTGGTGGTTTATGTTTCTTATTGGGTAGTTTATGGTTTAATGAATCATTTTTAGTTGTAACTGTTTCTATGCTTATAACAACCATTGGTGTTGGTATTATTAGACCAATAGCTTCTGCCGGTGCAATGCAAGTAGTTGAAGCAAAAGTTTCTGGCTCAGCATCAGCATTATTTAACCTAGTCTCATTTTTAGGTGGTGCAGTATCAACGTGGGTTATGGGATTAATTCCAGATGTGACAACTTTTGATTTTTCAATAGTTAATATTATTCTAGGTGTGGTTGCTTGTATTTTTGTTTATAGCTTATTAGGTATTCATTCAAAAGTGAATATGACTAAATAA
- a CDS encoding EamA family transporter: MKLKYLTPSVFAALFAAILFGASTPFAKLFSNQVNPILLAGLLYFGSGIGLLLVRIIKDLKWQSTGLIKKDWLWLIGSIIFGGILGPALLMIGLLYTSAAMASLLLNLEAVLTALLAWIIFKEHTDKKIILGMILIVIGGLVLAWPTSLSFDGIFGSIAIACACLCWGIDNNLTRNISNGDALFIAGIKGLVAGIVNISIALSFQYTLPSTTHISYIMIIGFLGYGISLVLFVVALRGLGTARTGAYFSTAPFIGALIAIVFFHETTSALFWIAAIFMGFGVWLHLNEKHEHTHTHEPLFHDHKHYHDEHHQHKHDFPWDGKEPHSHPHQHERLTHSHPHYPDIHHRHKHKE; the protein is encoded by the coding sequence ATGAAATTAAAATACCTTACCCCTTCTGTTTTTGCTGCATTATTTGCAGCTATTTTATTTGGTGCTAGTACCCCTTTTGCAAAATTATTTAGTAATCAAGTTAATCCTATTTTATTAGCTGGATTGCTCTATTTTGGCAGTGGTATTGGCTTATTACTTGTTAGGATTATTAAAGATTTAAAATGGCAATCAACTGGATTAATCAAAAAAGATTGGTTATGGCTAATAGGCTCAATCATATTTGGCGGAATTCTAGGCCCTGCCCTTTTAATGATCGGCTTATTATACACATCTGCTGCAATGGCCTCTTTACTACTTAATCTTGAAGCTGTATTAACTGCATTACTTGCTTGGATTATATTCAAAGAACATACTGATAAAAAGATTATTCTCGGCATGATTTTAATAGTTATTGGCGGTTTAGTACTTGCTTGGCCAACGTCACTTTCTTTTGACGGTATATTTGGCTCAATTGCTATTGCCTGTGCTTGCTTATGTTGGGGAATTGATAATAATTTAACGCGTAATATTTCCAATGGCGATGCACTATTTATTGCTGGTATCAAAGGGTTAGTTGCAGGCATCGTTAATATTTCAATTGCACTGTCTTTTCAATATACTCTGCCATCAACTACTCATATTAGCTATATTATGATCATTGGCTTCTTAGGTTATGGTATTTCACTTGTCTTATTTGTTGTTGCACTTCGAGGTTTAGGTACAGCTAGAACAGGCGCTTACTTTTCAACTGCCCCCTTTATTGGTGCTTTAATTGCAATCGTCTTCTTCCATGAAACAACTTCAGCTCTTTTTTGGATTGCTGCGATTTTTATGGGTTTTGGTGTTTGGCTACACTTAAATGAAAAACACGAACACACCCATACCCATGAACCATTATTTCATGATCATAAGCATTACCATGATGAACATCATCAACATAAACATGATTTTCCATGGGATGGTAAAGAACCGCACAGCCACCCACATCAGCATGAGCGCCTAACACACAGCCACCCCCACTATCCTGATATTCATCATAGACACAAACATAAAGAATAA
- a CDS encoding sodium:alanine symporter family protein, translating to MTEIYQWIETINSYVWGPYMIVLILGTGVFLTVGLCFLPFRKLFFAFKLLFTKTSNTHGDIQPFQALMTALSATVGTGNIAGVATAIAIGGPGAIFWMWMAALVGMATKYSEAVLAVKYREVDELGRYVGGPMYYIKNGLSKKFSWLAFLFAFFGAIAGFGIGNMVQSNSMADVLESNLLIPPLVSGIIIAILAGLVILGGIKRIATIASAIVPSMVVLYLVASLVAIILNIHLLPHAFGLIFGYAFTPIAATGGFIGSSIVLAVQMGVSRGIFSNEAGLGSAAIAHAAAKTDDPVRQGLIAMLGTFIDSIMVCTMTALVIILSGLWKTGENGAVLTSESMHNLLPYVGHFIVTISLLFFAFTTIIGWSYYSERCVEFLLGVKAIIPFRIVWVVAICFGAFLKLEFIWLLADTLNGLMAVPNLIGILLLSPVIFRLSKQYNKDNCLLSIS from the coding sequence ATGACTGAAATATATCAATGGATTGAAACAATAAATAGTTATGTCTGGGGGCCTTATATGATTGTTTTAATCTTAGGCACGGGAGTATTTTTAACTGTAGGCTTATGTTTTTTACCATTTAGAAAGTTATTTTTTGCCTTTAAGTTACTATTTACTAAAACATCTAATACTCATGGAGATATACAGCCATTTCAAGCATTAATGACTGCCTTATCTGCCACAGTAGGTACAGGTAATATTGCTGGTGTTGCAACTGCAATTGCAATTGGCGGACCAGGCGCTATATTTTGGATGTGGATGGCAGCGTTAGTTGGTATGGCTACTAAATACTCAGAGGCAGTATTAGCAGTAAAATATCGCGAAGTCGATGAGTTAGGTCGCTATGTCGGCGGACCAATGTATTATATTAAAAATGGCTTATCCAAGAAATTTAGCTGGTTGGCTTTTTTATTTGCATTTTTTGGTGCGATTGCAGGCTTTGGTATTGGTAATATGGTGCAGTCAAATTCAATGGCAGATGTATTAGAAAGTAATTTACTCATTCCACCTTTAGTTTCAGGCATTATAATTGCTATTTTAGCTGGTTTAGTCATATTAGGTGGTATTAAACGGATTGCAACAATTGCTAGTGCTATCGTACCATCGATGGTAGTACTTTATTTGGTTGCAAGTTTAGTTGCTATTATCTTAAACATTCATTTATTACCTCATGCATTTGGTTTAATTTTTGGTTATGCGTTTACTCCGATTGCTGCAACCGGTGGTTTTATTGGAAGTAGTATTGTATTAGCGGTGCAAATGGGTGTTTCAAGAGGTATTTTTTCTAATGAAGCAGGCCTTGGTTCAGCGGCAATTGCTCATGCGGCAGCTAAAACAGATGATCCAGTGCGTCAAGGATTGATTGCAATGCTTGGTACCTTTATTGACTCTATTATGGTTTGTACCATGACAGCTCTAGTAATTATTTTATCAGGGTTATGGAAAACGGGTGAAAATGGTGCAGTATTAACTTCAGAATCAATGCACAATTTATTACCTTATGTCGGGCATTTTATCGTTACGATTAGTTTACTTTTTTTTGCTTTTACGACAATTATCGGTTGGAGTTATTATAGTGAACGCTGTGTTGAGTTTTTGCTAGGGGTAAAAGCAATAATACCATTTCGTATTGTTTGGGTCGTTGCAATTTGTTTTGGAGCATTTTTAAAATTAGAGTTTATTTGGTTATTAGCAGATACATTAAATGGCTTAATGGCCGTACCTAATCTAATTGGCATTTTATTACTAAGCCCAGTGATTTTTAGGCTATCTAAACAGTATAATAAAGATAACTGTTTATTGTCAATTAGTTAA
- a CDS encoding histidine phosphatase family protein, producing the protein MKKLTTLIILLVLSNILYAQPTSVYIIRHGEKPKTGNQLTCKGFHRALKLSQVMYEIIGKASRIYVPKLEPINGVTEHARMFQTATPYAIAHGVDIDSSYSGTAYDDVVKSVNQQTGIVLIVWDHSAIQNLAKAFGVKNPPKWKGKNFDSIWIINPKTGDIKYSRENIKPSSSCVWG; encoded by the coding sequence TTGAAAAAATTAACGACATTAATCATTTTACTCGTTTTATCAAACATCCTCTATGCACAACCTACCTCTGTTTATATTATTCGCCATGGTGAAAAACCCAAAACAGGTAATCAGTTAACCTGTAAAGGATTTCATCGGGCATTAAAATTAAGTCAAGTTATGTATGAAATCATTGGCAAAGCAAGTAGAATTTATGTGCCAAAATTAGAACCAATCAATGGGGTTACTGAGCATGCGAGAATGTTTCAAACAGCAACACCTTATGCAATTGCCCATGGTGTTGATATTGACAGCAGTTACTCTGGTACAGCTTATGATGATGTTGTTAAAAGTGTTAATCAACAAACTGGTATCGTACTGATCGTATGGGATCATAGTGCAATTCAAAACTTAGCTAAAGCATTTGGTGTAAAGAACCCGCCAAAATGGAAAGGTAAAAACTTTGATAGTATTTGGATTATTAACCCTAAAACTGGCGATATTAAATATAGTCGTGAAAATATTAAACCATCTTCAAGCTGTGTGTGGGGATAA